The nucleotide sequence GGGGACTCAATCAGGTTACCTTACACTTCATACATTCTGGCTTCGGCTGCCTCAGGATTTTCTTCAAGATATTCTTGAAAAGCAGTTTGTGGGGGTTTTTCCGCTTTTTGGTGAGCGGCTTCGGCTTGTAATTCTTCCACAATATCCCAAGCGACCGCACAGTCTTTTGAGGTTGGACCTTTTTCGGCGCATACTTGCCGGGCATTAGCAATGGCCTCTTGAATCTCTTTTTCTAAAAACTTCTCTTTCGGGTTTTCCACGAAGTCGCCTTTATGGAGAATATCAGAGGTAGAAACCAAGCCTAATAATTCTCCGCGAATGACAGGGGCATGATGAATTTTTGTTTGCGCAAATAAACGGGCAACATATTCCACACCCAGTTCAGGATTAATAACAACACAAGGTTTGGTCATTACTTCAAACACTTTCACCTGTTGCGGATCTTTGCCATAAGCCGTTACTTTATTCACAATATCTGTTTCGGTAATAATGCCATAGGCATCCTCATCGCGACGGCGGTCAACAATTAAACAACGAATTTGCTTCTCGCGCATGACTTGAACAGCTTCGGCAATCGGGGCTGAACCTTTAATTTTGACCACATCTTGGGTCATAATATCTTGTGCTTTCATCATCATTATTATCGATACTCCTGATGAAATATCCATTTACATTATTTAATCAAACTTTATCATTGTGCGTCCTCTACCAGCACTTTTTTTACCAAGCTAGCTATTTTGGGCCAGACGCCAGTAATAACGATTCCATTGATAAATCCCTGGAAGTTCCCATTCTGCACCATTATCGAAGCGAATCGTACAGTTTTGGTAGCGATGACCGTTGTATTCTCCTTCAGACAGACTGACTACAGTGCAAGGATACCAGTCTTGTTTTTCGGGATCATCATCTTGTACCCATTCCCAAATTAAGTTAGAGACTTCGACGCGATCGCCGACTTTTAATTGGACGTCCTCAGCGCGATCGCTTTGTTCTAAATATTGAGCCACATGATAGGGTTTTACCCGATTGAGCCACTGAGGACCATAATCCTCTCGTAAAAATTGGACATTTCCTGAATCGCGTCCTTGTAACCAATCATTAAGAATGCGTGCTTTCCAAGGCTGTTCTCCCTGTTCCACAATAAATTCTAAAAGAGCATCCCGTTGTTCTAGAGTGAGTTCATCAAGGGGATTAGCATCATCCGGCAGTTCAGTTGTTGAGGAAGCCAGCATCTCAATAAGAACTTCTTGGAGGATTTCTGCTTGTTGATGAGAAAGAGGGGTTTGCGCTTGTTCACAGCGGCGCATCATTGTCTCTAATACGGACTGAATTTGTTGATAGTCCATTCGCCTCAGAAAACACGACTTCGTTTTTTATTTTATTGGTAATGCTGAGAACAATCGGCGCTTTACGATCTATAACTGATATCAATGGAATCTGTAGGAAATAATACAGTTTTAATAAAATGGAATTCAAACTTGCCCAATGGTTAGCGGGAGAATTTAGCAATGAAAGCCAAGCCTTGTCGCAGCCCGCTTGGTTTGTGAATCTCAAATTATGGCATCGTCCTCTCCCATTTGCCATTGCTGGAAATTATGCCCTATTTGCCGAACAAGCCCCTGCTTTGAAGCTAGAACAAGCCTATCGCCAACGAGTTTTAGTCATTCAACCCGCAACAGCCACTGAACCGATAACGGTGCAATATTACGCCTTCAAAGATCATTTAAAGTGGCGCGGTGCCGGGATCACCCCTGAGAAGCTAAATGCCCTGACATTGACAGATCTAGAAAAGCTGCCGGGTTGTGTTCTACAAGTAACAGCCACAGCCAATCAGTTTTCGGCGCAACCTGTTCCCAATTCAGTATGTCAATTTTATGTGCAAGGAAACTTATGTCAAATTCAGTTAGGGTTTAGTGTGACTGCCCAGGAATTTTTCAGCTATGACAAAGGAATTGATCCAGAAACGCAAAAGCCAATTTGGGGAGCGTTAATGGCACCGTATCAGTTTCAGAAAATACAAACGTTTTCGATTCCTGCTCTGAGATAATTAACAATGGGGGCAAACTGACAGAATAAAAAGTTAGCAATGCCAACATTTGCACCGGATTCTGGTGGCAATTCGACTAACTCCCCGTTGAAAAGCTCATCAAGCTGTTTTGTATTGTCAGTGTAAGCGAGATAGTCATGAAGCTCTCCCCACCTGGCAAAGCCGAGGTGGAGGTGTCCTATGCTAATCTCAGACTATCCTGAGTCAGGAATGAGCCGGAATCCAATTCCGGCTCACCAGCCTGAGCGTTGGTCCAGAGATCACACAGACAAGCCCAGCTTCTAGGCGACCGTCCAGAACTTTTGCTGGAACGGTCCTCACGGTCATTTCTGCGCGTGAGCTTAATAATGCCTCTGGCGGCGATATTGTTGGAACCGTTCAGGTCTGCGTTATACCGCTTGTTAGAGGAAAATTTTGCGAGTGCGTAATTCTGGGAATCACGCTTAACGATACCAGAACCGTCGTAAGCCAGCTTCGAGGTATAGGCGGCAACGATATCAATGACCTTGCCGCCAGCTTCACGCCACTTCATTTCGGTGTAGTCGCGGATTTTAGCCTTCAGCCAGCCATGAAAGCGTTGACGCAGGCTTGAGCGTTTCCGCCCCCCTGTCGCCTTCCAGCCTTTTAGGTTTTCAAAGACAATCGCCTCTGAGTTAAACTCGCTGGCAATCT is from Cyanobacteria bacterium GSL.Bin1 and encodes:
- the tnpB gene encoding IS200/IS605 family element transposase accessory protein TnpB; amino-acid sequence: RDKRLKSVSRRASQTMGKGGRLHKGFCANTYRKCQNINTQISHVVSKRIVQIASEFNSEAIVFENLKGWKATGGRKRSSLRQRFHGWLKAKIRDYTEMKWREAGGKVIDIVAAYTSKLAYDGSGIVKRDSQNYALAKFSSNKRYNADLNGSNNIAARGIIKLTRRNDREDRSSKSSGRSPRSWACLCDLWTNAQAGEPELDSGSFLTQDSLRLA
- a CDS encoding CBS domain-containing protein; amino-acid sequence: MMMKAQDIMTQDVVKIKGSAPIAEAVQVMREKQIRCLIVDRRRDEDAYGIITETDIVNKVTAYGKDPQQVKVFEVMTKPCVVINPELGVEYVARLFAQTKIHHAPVIRGELLGLVSTSDILHKGDFVENPKEKFLEKEIQEAIANARQVCAEKGPTSKDCAVAWDIVEELQAEAAHQKAEKPPQTAFQEYLEENPEAAEARMYEV